In one window of Gossypium arboreum isolate Shixiya-1 chromosome 4, ASM2569848v2, whole genome shotgun sequence DNA:
- the LOC108460150 gene encoding S-locus-specific glycoprotein S6-like yields the protein MAHVPSNIILLLFLLVSFPVNVIAEEDEANIIKPGSSLYAGKQHSSWASPSGNFEFGFYRQGERYAAGIWLVGRPENTIVWTAKRDDPPVTSNATLEFTTQGVLLLRTEDGVENAIANLSGVHFVD from the coding sequence ATGGCTCATGTACCGTCAAATATTATTCTCTTGCTGTTCCTTCTGGTTTCTTTCCCTGTTAATGTCATAGCTGAAGAAGACGAGGCAAACATTATCAAAcccggttcttcactatatgccGGAAAACAGCATAGTTCGTGGGCCTCACCTTCGGGGAATTTCGAATTTGGTTTCTACCGGCAAGGAGAAAGATATGCGGCCGGAATATGGCTTGTTGGTCGACCAGAAAACACCATTGTCTGGACTGCAAAAAGAGATGACCCGCCTGTCACCTCAAATGCTACTTTGGAATTCACTACACAAGGCGTATTGCTTCTTCGGACTGAGGACGGTGTGGAAAATGCCATTGCGAATCTGTCCGGAGTGCATTTTGTTGATTAA
- the LOC108458772 gene encoding G-type lectin S-receptor-like serine/threonine-protein kinase LECRK1: MLLKSYGLVASLNISSAAAYEYWVFRTGFSSPVLNLNESGVLVLYSSLSFDQENVLANGSIAGNETMIIYRATLDYDGVFRLYSHQLESNTMSNKWQNLDDECEIPGRCGLNSYCSTSSGNDTECYCFPGFIFIDENAKFLGCSQNFTVDGCETKRDVVIHNNSTTLDNMSWAGNLYSVKRNLEKEDCKKACEDDCSCGGALYSPNHCSLYSLPLKYGRKHVNITTTAFIKLIPGSTISPPPETSPMLISEANQNLILTMGLSLGSVASLCFVIAICSFLLYRHRVQSYEKLLESKSSGFAEQFTLRSFTFNELDEATQGFQDELGRGSFGAVYKGTLPGDGKSIAVKRLGMVKEGERDQFRTEMTAIGRNNHRNLVRLLGFCVEGSKKFLVYEYMSNGSLEDFLFNRNERPVWKQRTRIALDVAKGILYLHEECEVSIIHCNIKPSNILLDDSLTAKISDFGLAKLLRPNQTSSTSGTAWYSAPEWQNSALLSVKVDVYSFGAILLEIVCCRSNIEVEGRSADEILLSTFVYNCFVGGELNKLVEGEEEVDMKMVERFVKVGLWCIQDDPNLRPLMRNVILMLEGTMNVPIPPSTSLPHKFWYITKYLKITYIYYFVITSKIEERTTIFPMAWVWALLLLLSSLCVKQSSSIISLGSSLSSATQSIPWRSPSGRFAFGFYSQGGGLSVGVWLDGGGKNDNKVVWTANRDDPPVTSNATLILNENGVLLSIAVSGEKNVIASPNNSAISVFSASMLDSGNFVLYNKDNHTIWESFKQPTDTLLGGQTLLTNHELISSSSENDHSPGRFHLSMQLDGNLVLYPRQSEDSTINAYWSTNTFGMGLSLRLFLNATGLLQLINNDNSSIYKTINLSFYPEPTYNDYNESSSNNNSTVFSASLDVDGNFRLYAYLFERDGGFQTYPLLRALLNSCKVRGFCGLNSYCTFNDNRPYCACLPGTDFIDPLQNNLGCKRNYSEAHCKGGKANIPFYNMTSMPGLEWTTGSFYGKERLSKDACSRTCLEDCNCEAAQFDNGICRKQKLPLRYLLRDPDAQVNSTVLLKVGIISLEADNDTVPSELKPPKVLIKRKNTTVLILLTFSFVACSCALLTISGVYIYKFRVLRYKRLLELGNLGLTEELTLTLFSYKELKRATNGFKEELGKGSFGAVYKGSLNRGRQLIAVKRLEKLVEEGEKEFQAEMRAIGGAHHKNLVRILGYCVEDSKRLLVYEYMGNGSLADLLFKSTKPPDWDERTRIALDVARGILYLHDECETPIIHCDIKPQNILMDDLWRAKISDFGLAKLLMGDQTRTFTGVRGTRGYMAPEWQKNTPISVKADIYSYGVVLLETVFCRRNLDTNVSKPEEVILSSMVYRCLVEKELDKLMLGEEVDKRSLERMVMVALWCIQDEPALRPSIKTVVMMLEGITDICIPPCPTASFI; encoded by the exons ATGCTCTTGAAGTCTTATGGGCTTGTAGCCAGTTTAAATATTTCTTCTGCAGCTGCTTATGAGTACTGGGTCTTCCGTACTGGCTTTTCTTCCCCCGTGTTGAATCTCAATGAGAGTGGCGTTCTAGTACTGTATTCATCACTAAGTTTCGACCAAGAAAACGTTTTGGCAAACGGCTCGATAGCTGGGAACGAAACAATGATTATCTATAGAGCAACCCTTGATTATGACGGTGTTTTCAGATTGTACTCGCATCAACTTGAAAGCAATACTATGTCAAACAAGTGGCAGAATTTGGATGATGAATGTGAGATTCCAGGTCGGTGTGGGTTGAACAGCTACTGCTCCACCAGCAGCGGTAACGATACTGAGTGCTATTGCTTTCCTGGTTTCATATTTATCGACGAGAATGCCAAATTCCTGGGTTGCTCTCAGAATTTCACTGTAGATGGGTGCGAGACTAAGAGAGATGTAGTGATACACAACAATAGCACTACCTTAGACAATATGTCTTGGGCTGGTAATCTTTATTCTGTGAAGCGTAATCTGGAGAAGGAAGACTGTAAGAAAGCTTGCGAGGATGATTGCTCCTGTGGTGGAGCTCTTTATAGCCCAAATCACTGTAGCTTGTATTCATTGCCGCTTAAATATGGTAGAAAACATGTAAATATAACAACCACAGCCTTCATCAAGTTGATTCCGGGTAGCACCATTAGCCCCCCACCTGAAACAAGTCCAATGTTGATAAGCGAAGCAAACCAAAACCTCATTTTAACTATGGGCTTAAGTTTGGGTTCCGTTGCAAGCTTGTGTTTTGTGATTGCAATATGTAGCTTCTTGTTATACAGGCATCGGGTCCAAAGTTATGAGAAGCTTTTAGAAAGTAAAAGTTCAGGATTTGCCGAGCAATTTACACTACGATCATTCACTTTCAATGAGCTAGATGAAGCAACACAAGGTTTCCAAGATGAGTTGGGTAGAGGCTCTTTTGGAGCGGTTTATAAAGGAACTTTGCCAGGGGATGGTAAAAGTATTGCTGTTAAGAGATTAGGAATGGTTAAGGAAGGAGAAAGGGATCAGTTCCGAACTGAGATGACAGCCATTGGAAGAAATAACCACAGGAATTTGGTCCGATTGCTTGGATTTTGTGTGGAAGGTTCAAAGAAGTTCCTTGTTTATGAATACATGAGCAATGGCTCACTAGAGGATTTTCTATTCAACAGGAATGAACGCCCGGTTTGGAAACAGAGAACCAGAATAGCGTTGGACGTGGCTAAAGGTATCCTTTATTTACATGAAGAGTGTGAGGTGAGTATCATCCATTGCAACATCAAGCCCAGCAACATACTCTTGGATGATTCATTGACTGCTAAGATTTCGGATTTCGGATTGGCAAAGCTATTGAGGCCTAATCAAACAAGCAGTACAAGTGGAACAGCATGGTACTCGGCACCTGAATGGCAAAACAGTGCATTGTTATCGGTAAAAGTTGATGTATACAGTTTCGGAGCGATACTGTTGGAGATCGTATGTTGCAGGAGCAACATAGAAGTAGAAGGTCGCAGTGCAGATGAGATACTGCTTTCAACATTTGTATACAATTGCTTTGTTGGGGGAGAGTTGAATAAGCTCGTGGAAGGTGAAGAAGAAGTGGACATGAAAATGGTGGAAAGGTTTGTGAAGGTGGGGCTTTGGTGCATTCAAGATGATCCCAATTTGCGTCCACTGATGAGAAATGTGATCTTGATGCTGGAAGGAACAATGAATGTACCGATCCCTCCATCTACATCACTTCCCCAT AAATTTTGGTATATAACAAAATATCTAAAGAT AACTTATATTTATTATTTCGTCATCACTTCAAAAATAGAAGAGAGAACCACCATATTTCCCATGGCTTGGGTGTGGGCTCTTCTCTTGCTCCTTTCTTCTCTCTGCGTGAAGCAGTCAAGCAGCATCATTTCGCTGGGATCTTCGCTTTCCTCGGCCACTCAATCCATCCCATGGCGTTCCCCTTCTGGTCGCTTTGCATTTGGCTTTTACAGTCAAGGCGGTGGCCTTTCTGTTGGAGTTTGGTTAGACGGCGGAGGAAAGAACGACAACAAAGTTGTATGGACAGCGAATCGTGATGATCCGCCGGTCACTTCGAATGCTACTCTGATATTAAATGAAAACGGTGTGCTTCTTTCGATCGCTGTGAGCGGAGAAAAGAATGTTATTGCGTCTCCAAACAATTCGGCTATCAGTGTCTTCTCTGCCTCCATGCTAGATTCAGGCAATTTTGTGCTCTACAACAAAGacaatcataccatttgggaGAGTTTCAAGCAACCTACAGATACCCTTTTAGGTGGTCAGACTTTATTAACTAATCACGAGTTGATCTCCAGTTCATCAGAGAATGATCACTCACCTGGAAGGTTTCATCTAAGTATGCAACTAGATGGTAATCTCGTTCTATACCCTCGACAGTCCGAAGATTCTACTATAAATGCCTATTGGAGCACAAATACTTTCGGGATGGGCTTGTCGCTCCGCCTTTTTCTTAACGCCACAGGCCTCCTCCAACTCATCAACAACGATAATTCGTCCATCTACAAGACAATTAATCTTTCCTTTTATCCAGAGCCGACCTACAATGACTACAACGAAAGCAGCAGCAACAACAACAGTACTGTTTTCAGTGCAAGTCTTGATGTTGATGGGAATTTCCGGTTATATGCGTATCTGTTTGAGCGAGATGGTGGGTTTCAGACTTATCCACTATTGAGGGCGTTGTTAAACTCCTGTAAAGTTAGAGGCTTTTGTGGTCTCAACAGCTATTGCACATTTAATGATAACCGACCTTACTGTGCATGCCTTCCCGGGACTGATTTTATTGATCCTCTTCAGAACAACCTCGGCTGCAAGAGAAATTATTCTGAAGCACACTGTAAAGGAGGGAAGGCCAATATACCCTTTTATAACATGACTTCAATGCCAGGTCTTGAATGGACTACGGGCAGTTTTTACGGTAAAGAGCGATTGTCCAAGGATGCGTGCAGCCGAACATGTTTGGAAGACTGCAATTGTGAGGCAGCACAGTTCGACAATGGGATTTGCAGGAAACAAAAGCTTCCACTCAGGTATTTGCTACGAGATCCTGATGCCCAAGTGAATTCTACAGTTTTATTGAAGGTGGGAATCATAAGCCTTGAAGCAGACAACGACACTGTTCCCTCTGAATTAAAGCCACCCAAAGTCCTAATCAAACGGAAGAATACGACGGTGCTAATTCTTCTAACTTTCAGTTTTGTTGCATGTTCATGTGCTTTGCTTACAATCTCTGGGGTATACATTTATAAATTTCGAGTTCTAAGATACAAAAGGCTGTTGGAACTTGGAAATTTGGGCCTAACGGAAGAGCTGACGTTGACATTGTTTTCATACAAAGAACTAAAGAGAGCAACAAATGGGTTTAAAGAAGAGTTGGGTAAAGGATCCTTTGGAGCAGTCTACAAAGGGTCTTTAAACAGAGGAAGACAGTTGATTGCAGTGAAGCGACTGGAGAAGTTAGTGGAAGAAGGTGAAAAAGAGTTCCAAGCAGAAATGCGAGCAATTGGTGGAGCTCACCACAAGAATTTAGTTCGAATTTTGGGATACTGTGTTGAGGATTCCAAGAGACTATTGGTGTATGAGTACATGGGCAATGGCTCCCTTGCAGATCTACTTTTCAAGTCAACAAAGCCCCCAGATTGGGATGAAAGAACAAGAATAGCCCTGGATGTTGCTAGAGGAATCCTCTATTTGCATGATGAGTGTGAGACTCCAATCATTCACTGTGATATAAAGCCGCAAAACATATTGATGGATGATTTATGGAGAGCTAAAATTTCAGACTTTGGGCTGGCAAAACTGTTGATGGGAGATCAAACAAGGACGTTCACAGGTGTAAGGGGAACTAGAGGATACATGGCACCAGAGTGGCAGAAAAATACTCCAATATCAGTGAAGGCTGACATTTACAGTTACGGAGTTGTGCTGTTGGAGACTGTGTTTTGCCGACGGAACTTGGACACCAATGTATCAAAACCAGAGGAGGTCATTCTATCAAGTATGGTGTATAGATGTTTGGTTGAAAAGGAGTTGGATAAGCTAATGCTTGGTGAAGAAGTGGATAAAAGAAGCTTGGAAAGAATGGTGATGGTGGCACTTTGGTGTATTCAAGATGAACCAGCTCTTCGTCCTTCCATCAAGACTGTAGTAATGATGCTGGAAGGGATCACTGATATATGTATTCCTCCATGTCCAACTGCTTCCTTCATCTAG
- the LOC108459447 gene encoding uncharacterized protein LOC108459447, with amino-acid sequence MAPAKKGKAKTQKADSSQPSENDTKFPSSIRSVPPSSVAITIHAKPGAKSSSITDFSDDSVGVQIDAPAKDGEANAALLDYISSVLGVKRRQVSIGSGSKSRDKVVVVEDITLQSVFDALNKASKC; translated from the exons ATGGCTCCAGCAAAGAAGGGAAAAGCCAAAACCCAGAAAGCTGACTCATCGCAGCCCTCTGAAAATGACACCAAGTTCCCATCTTCAATCCGCTCGGTTCCTCCTTCGTCTGTTGCCATCACCATCCACGCCAAACCCGGCGCCAAATCTTCCTCCATCACCG ATTTCAGCGACGACTCTGTAGGGGTCCAGATTGATGCGCCTGCCAAAGATGGTGAAGCTAACGCTGCACTTCTTGATTATATCAGCTCG GTTTTAGGGGTGAAAAGAAGGCAAGTTTCAATAGGTTCAGGCTCTAAATCAAGAGATAAGGTGGTAGTTGTTGAGGATATCACTCTACAGAGTGTATTTGATGCTTTGAACAAAGCGTCCAAGTGCTAG